The following are from one region of the Rosettibacter firmus genome:
- a CDS encoding L-fucose isomerase produces the protein MINYHFVNRYKSEMPKVGIRPVIDGRREGVRESLENQTMQMAKNTAKLIQENLRHPNGLKVECVIPDFCIGGVAEAAECAELFKKNNVGVSITVTPCWCYGTEVMDSDPLIPKAVWGFNGTERPGAVYLAAALAGYNQYGIPAFGIYGKDIQDKDDESIPEDVKQKLLLFTKAALAVAEMKGKSYLSVGSVSMGIAGSIVDTHFFNDYLGMRTEFVDMSELIRRIDKKIYDEEEFQIALKWVEKYCIEGKDYNSEKSSPERKRYEWETIIKMTIILRDLMIGNKKLAELGFIEESNGHNALIAGFQGQRQWTDFMPNGDFTEAILNSSFDWNGIRQPFIVATENDSLNGVAMLFGHLLTNTAQIFSDVRSYWSPDSIKRVTGKKLEGLASNGIIHLINSGSSALDGTGKQRIDDKPAIKPFWEISEKEMEDCLYATKWCAAIKEYFRGGGFSSQFLTEGNMPVTISRINLIKGLGPVLQLAEGYTVELPEDVDKILQERTNPTWPTTWFVPNLNGEGVFKDVYSVMLNWGANHAAVSYGHIGDKLITLASMLRIPVYMHNVPRERIFRPSVWNAFGTSDLEGADFRACKNFGPLYS, from the coding sequence ATGATTAATTATCATTTTGTAAATAGGTATAAAAGTGAAATGCCAAAAGTTGGTATTCGACCTGTTATTGATGGAAGACGAGAAGGAGTGAGAGAATCTCTTGAAAATCAAACTATGCAAATGGCTAAGAACACAGCAAAATTAATTCAGGAAAATTTACGGCATCCAAATGGATTAAAAGTAGAATGTGTAATCCCCGATTTTTGTATAGGTGGAGTTGCAGAAGCTGCAGAATGTGCCGAATTATTTAAGAAAAATAATGTTGGTGTTTCTATAACAGTTACTCCATGCTGGTGTTATGGTACAGAAGTTATGGACTCTGATCCACTAATTCCAAAAGCAGTGTGGGGATTTAATGGCACCGAAAGACCTGGAGCAGTTTATCTGGCTGCTGCTTTAGCTGGTTATAATCAATATGGAATTCCAGCATTTGGAATTTATGGAAAAGATATTCAAGATAAAGATGATGAATCAATTCCAGAAGATGTTAAACAAAAATTATTGTTATTTACTAAAGCTGCGCTTGCTGTTGCAGAAATGAAAGGGAAATCATATTTGTCAGTTGGTTCTGTTTCAATGGGTATTGCAGGTTCAATTGTAGATACTCACTTTTTTAATGACTATCTGGGAATGCGAACTGAATTTGTAGATATGAGTGAATTGATTCGTAGAATTGATAAAAAAATTTATGATGAAGAAGAATTTCAAATTGCATTAAAATGGGTAGAAAAATATTGTATCGAAGGAAAAGATTATAATTCCGAAAAATCATCACCAGAAAGAAAACGATACGAATGGGAAACAATTATTAAAATGACAATTATTTTACGAGACCTGATGATAGGGAATAAAAAACTTGCTGAATTAGGTTTTATTGAAGAATCAAATGGTCATAATGCTTTAATTGCTGGGTTTCAGGGACAAAGACAATGGACCGATTTTATGCCAAATGGTGATTTCACAGAAGCCATTTTAAATTCTTCTTTTGATTGGAATGGAATCAGACAACCTTTTATTGTTGCTACAGAAAACGATAGCTTAAATGGTGTTGCAATGCTATTTGGTCATTTACTAACCAATACTGCACAAATTTTTTCTGATGTGAGATCGTACTGGAGTCCCGATTCAATCAAACGAGTAACAGGGAAAAAATTAGAAGGTCTGGCAAGTAATGGAATAATTCATTTAATAAATTCAGGTTCTTCAGCTCTTGATGGAACTGGAAAACAACGAATTGATGATAAACCAGCAATAAAACCATTCTGGGAAATTTCCGAAAAAGAAATGGAAGATTGTTTATATGCAACTAAATGGTGTGCTGCAATTAAAGAATATTTTAGAGGTGGAGGATTTTCATCTCAATTCTTAACCGAAGGTAACATGCCTGTTACTATTAGCAGAATTAATTTGATTAAAGGATTGGGACCAGTCTTACAACTTGCAGAAGGTTATACTGTCGAATTACCGGAAGATGTAGATAAAATTTTACAGGAAAGAACAAATCCAACATGGCCAACAACATGGTTTGTTCCAAATTTAAATGGTGAAGGTGTATTTAAAGATGTTTATTCTGTTATGTTAAACTGGGGTGCAAATCATGCTGCTGTATCTTATGGTCATATAGGAGATAAATTAATTACTCTTGCTTCTATGTTAAGAATTCCAGTTTATATGCATAATGTTCCAAGAGAAAGAATTTTTAGACCAAGTGTTTGGAATGCATTTGGTACCTCTGATTTAGAAGGTGCAGATTTTAGAGCTTGTAAAAATTTTGGCCCCCTTTATTCATAA
- a CDS encoding glucosamine-6-phosphate deaminase → METNSKVEYYFLKKSGKKFIYKPTEKIPVIQVENIPELGELTALRFIEWLQQNPEGVVSLPTGKTPEYFIYWFTYIMKNWDKPEVIEILKRVDLDTKRKPDLKKYKFVQIDEFYPIDSSQHNSFYYYVKKFYIKKFGFDINNALLINVNKIPTPENLPLSTIFPDNKVDLSLRTKLPANRLERLQKEAIEIVDEFCTQYEKKIREMGGIGFFLGGIGPDGHIGFNVQGSDHYSSTRLTTTNYQTQAAASTDLGGFEIASNRLVITIGLDTITYNPDATAIIIAAGESKANIVKESIENSPTNRYPATVLQRLKNSRFYLTNGSASKLSERIYFNIEKENKISDFLIEKAVLDLSTKINKPILSLNKTDYESDKLASLVLKKSGKSIKEINEKIHKTIIDRLNKGMETPVNQVILHTGPHHDDIILGYLAFITHLVRTPLNKHHFAIFTSGFTAVTNGYMLKLLTQLKEHLASGIFNSKLNEGYFDSDNILAKNNDVSLYLDGIAENNPAKCTEAISRRLLRNIIEIYEEDSEKYLVDRINELINYFKTQYPGKKDISYVQKLKGLVREWEEELTWAHYGFSTKDISHLRLGFYQGNIFTENPELQRDVIPIYKLLKKIKPTIITLAFDPEGSGPDTHYKVLQAISEAIKLYEKEEDVSNLKIWGYRNVWYRFHPAEANIYVPVSLNSMAILESVFMNCYGSQKDASFPSWEYDGPFSKLVQHIQVEQYQKIRTYLGKEFFLNHPIPRVRAAHGILFLKEMTVNEFYKYSIELKKLVEFVKEVM, encoded by the coding sequence ATGGAAACAAATTCGAAAGTTGAATATTATTTTTTAAAAAAGTCTGGTAAAAAATTTATTTATAAACCAACAGAAAAAATACCTGTAATACAGGTTGAAAATATTCCAGAATTAGGTGAATTAACTGCACTTCGTTTTATTGAATGGTTGCAGCAAAATCCAGAAGGTGTTGTTTCTCTCCCTACAGGAAAAACACCCGAATATTTTATTTACTGGTTTACTTACATAATGAAAAATTGGGATAAACCCGAAGTCATCGAAATATTAAAAAGAGTAGATTTAGATACAAAAAGAAAACCCGATTTAAAAAAATATAAATTTGTTCAGATAGATGAATTTTATCCGATTGATTCATCACAACACAATAGCTTTTATTATTATGTCAAAAAATTCTATATAAAAAAATTTGGCTTTGATATTAATAATGCATTATTGATAAATGTTAATAAAATTCCTACTCCAGAAAATTTACCTCTTTCGACCATTTTTCCTGATAATAAAGTAGATCTTTCTTTAAGAACAAAATTACCAGCCAATAGGCTCGAAAGACTGCAAAAGGAAGCAATAGAAATTGTCGATGAGTTTTGTACTCAATACGAAAAGAAAATTAGAGAGATGGGTGGTATTGGATTTTTTCTTGGTGGAATTGGTCCGGATGGTCACATTGGATTTAATGTTCAGGGAAGTGATCATTATTCATCTACAAGATTGACAACAACCAATTATCAAACACAGGCAGCTGCATCAACAGATTTAGGTGGTTTTGAAATTGCATCAAATAGATTGGTAATAACAATTGGCTTGGATACAATAACTTATAATCCTGATGCAACCGCTATCATTATTGCAGCTGGAGAATCAAAAGCTAATATTGTAAAAGAATCGATAGAAAATTCTCCTACAAATCGTTATCCAGCCACAGTTTTGCAAAGATTGAAAAATTCTCGTTTTTATTTAACTAATGGTTCAGCTTCAAAACTAAGTGAACGAATTTATTTTAATATCGAAAAAGAAAATAAAATTTCTGATTTCTTAATTGAAAAAGCAGTACTCGATTTATCAACAAAAATTAATAAACCAATTCTTTCTTTAAATAAAACAGATTATGAGAGTGATAAGTTAGCTTCGTTAGTATTGAAGAAATCAGGAAAATCAATAAAAGAGATTAATGAAAAAATACATAAAACAATTATAGATAGATTGAACAAAGGGATGGAAACTCCAGTCAATCAGGTTATATTACATACAGGTCCTCATCACGATGATATAATACTTGGTTACCTTGCATTTATAACTCATTTAGTAAGAACACCACTTAATAAACATCATTTTGCAATTTTTACAAGTGGTTTTACTGCTGTTACAAATGGTTATATGTTGAAATTATTAACACAACTAAAAGAACATTTAGCTTCCGGTATATTTAATTCTAAACTTAACGAAGGTTATTTTGATTCAGATAATATCCTGGCAAAAAATAATGATGTTAGTTTGTATCTTGATGGCATAGCAGAAAATAATCCCGCTAAATGTACAGAAGCAATATCAAGAAGATTACTAAGAAATATAATTGAGATATATGAAGAAGATAGCGAAAAGTATTTAGTAGATAGAATTAATGAATTAATTAATTATTTTAAAACACAGTATCCAGGTAAAAAAGATATTTCTTATGTACAAAAACTTAAAGGTCTGGTTAGAGAATGGGAAGAAGAATTAACCTGGGCTCATTATGGTTTCAGCACTAAAGATATTTCTCATTTGAGATTGGGATTTTATCAGGGGAACATTTTTACAGAAAATCCCGAATTGCAAAGAGATGTAATTCCAATTTATAAATTGCTGAAAAAAATTAAACCAACAATTATTACACTTGCTTTCGATCCCGAAGGAAGTGGTCCAGATACTCATTATAAAGTTTTACAGGCAATTAGTGAAGCAATAAAATTGTATGAAAAGGAAGAGGATGTGTCAAATTTGAAAATTTGGGGATACAGAAATGTATGGTATAGATTTCATCCAGCAGAGGCAAATATTTATGTGCCTGTGAGTTTAAACTCAATGGCTATTCTTGAAAGTGTTTTTATGAATTGTTACGGCTCTCAAAAAGATGCAAGTTTTCCAAGCTGGGAATATGATGGACCATTCAGTAAACTGGTTCAACACATTCAAGTTGAGCAATATCAAAAAATTAGGACTTATCTTGGTAAAGAATTTTTCTTAAATCATCCGATACCAAGAGTTCGAGCTGCACACGGTATTTTGTTTTTAAAAGAAATGACTGTCAATGAGTTCTATAAATATTCAATTGAATTAAAGAAGCTTGTTGAATTTGTAAAAGAAGTAATGTGA
- a CDS encoding ROK family protein, which produces MKSDSRIVMTLDAGGTNFVFSAIQSGEQIVEDIRFDSEANNLDKSLNNIIEGFKIVLSKVKEKPVAISIAFPGPADYPNGIIGDLGNLPAYRGGVALGPLLKEKFNLPVFINNDGDLYSYGEALWGFLPWINKKLEEANNPKRYKHLIGVTLGTGFGFGLTVNGQLYLGDNSMAGEIWLMRNRISPNEYVEEHASIRGVRRVYSELTGINISEAPTPKEIFEIGMGIKQGNKEAAIQAYKTMAQVVGDALANAITLLDCLVVIGGGLAGAYPLFMPFLIEEMKSDYVKSLDGKKVKRLMAEIYDLTNENDLKEFLVNEYRAIPVYGTNLIANYNPSKKIGIGITQIGTSKAIALGAYSFALNELNKKIE; this is translated from the coding sequence ATGAAATCAGATTCACGAATTGTAATGACATTAGATGCTGGAGGAACAAATTTTGTATTTTCAGCAATCCAATCTGGCGAACAAATTGTAGAAGATATCAGATTCGACTCAGAAGCAAATAATCTTGATAAATCATTAAATAACATTATCGAAGGTTTTAAGATTGTTTTAAGTAAAGTAAAAGAAAAACCGGTTGCAATTAGTATCGCTTTCCCTGGTCCAGCAGATTATCCTAATGGAATTATTGGAGATCTTGGAAATTTACCAGCTTATAGAGGCGGAGTTGCTTTAGGTCCTCTCTTAAAAGAAAAATTTAATTTACCTGTCTTTATTAATAATGATGGCGATTTATACTCTTATGGAGAAGCTTTATGGGGATTTCTTCCATGGATAAATAAAAAATTAGAAGAAGCAAATAATCCAAAACGATATAAACACTTAATTGGTGTAACATTAGGAACTGGTTTTGGATTTGGTTTAACAGTTAATGGTCAATTGTATCTTGGTGATAACTCTATGGCTGGTGAAATCTGGTTGATGAGAAATCGAATATCACCAAATGAATATGTTGAAGAACATGCAAGTATACGTGGAGTAAGAAGAGTTTATAGTGAATTGACCGGAATAAATATTTCTGAAGCTCCTACACCTAAAGAAATTTTTGAAATAGGTATGGGTATAAAACAAGGGAATAAAGAAGCAGCAATTCAAGCTTATAAAACTATGGCACAGGTTGTTGGCGATGCTCTTGCAAATGCAATTACACTGCTTGATTGTCTTGTAGTAATTGGTGGAGGACTTGCAGGTGCATATCCTCTTTTTATGCCATTTTTAATTGAAGAAATGAAAAGTGATTACGTTAAATCACTGGATGGCAAAAAAGTAAAAAGATTAATGGCAGAAATTTATGATTTAACAAATGAAAATGATTTAAAAGAATTTTTAGTAAATGAGTATAGAGCTATACCTGTTTATGGAACAAATCTAATAGCTAATTATAATCCATCAAAAAAGATTGGCATAGGAATAACTCAAATAGGAACGAGTAAAGCTATTGCACTTGGTGCATATTCTTTTGCCTTAAATGAATTAAATAAAAAAATTGAGTAA
- a CDS encoding MFS transporter, which yields MKTRIFPIYLIFLCMGFGDVVGPLVGLAKESFTLSYTMAQLIPFTGFIMFGLLSIPVGIIQDRVGKKFVLKIGLMTALTGLFIAIASGLHGNNISFTNNNSLNFYLLLITILSLCAGATILQVVGNPVVYDVSPEGKYSKNLSLAQFYKSIGSSIGFLLPPISAIYFNLDWSILFPVFAVLVLFTFFSIQHLNIETKFEKKHATFSSCFSLLKEKYVLLMVISIFLYVGAEVSMSSGIPIYIKEYFGKSDYSLWLSWSLFFLPLVIGRYSGAKILNKVHAKKFFLITTLLSVIGLCTLFTAKEYLVYFGIILIGFGFANIFPLIFSLVIEKFPARSNELSGLMISAISGGAIVPLIMGKISDAKSLLIGFNVPLICLLYILFTAIISYKKS from the coding sequence ATGAAAACAAGAATCTTTCCAATCTATTTAATTTTTTTATGCATGGGTTTTGGTGATGTAGTAGGACCATTGGTTGGTTTAGCTAAAGAATCGTTTACATTATCTTATACTATGGCTCAGTTAATTCCCTTTACAGGTTTTATTATGTTTGGTTTACTTTCAATTCCTGTAGGAATAATTCAGGATAGAGTTGGTAAAAAATTTGTATTAAAAATTGGTTTAATGACAGCATTAACAGGTTTATTTATTGCAATAGCAAGTGGATTGCATGGTAATAATATTTCATTCACAAATAACAATTCTCTTAACTTTTACTTATTATTAATTACAATTCTTTCTTTGTGTGCAGGGGCAACTATTCTTCAAGTAGTTGGTAATCCAGTTGTATATGATGTTTCACCGGAAGGGAAATATTCAAAAAATTTATCATTAGCACAGTTTTATAAGTCAATTGGATCTTCAATAGGATTTTTACTTCCTCCAATTTCTGCAATTTATTTTAATTTAGATTGGAGTATTTTATTCCCGGTTTTTGCAGTCTTAGTTTTATTTACATTCTTTTCAATTCAGCATTTAAATATTGAAACAAAATTTGAAAAAAAACATGCAACATTCAGTTCATGCTTTAGTTTATTAAAAGAAAAATATGTTCTCTTAATGGTAATTTCTATATTTCTATATGTGGGGGCAGAAGTCTCAATGAGTTCTGGTATTCCAATCTATATAAAAGAATATTTTGGGAAGTCAGATTATTCATTATGGCTTAGCTGGTCATTATTCTTTCTTCCATTGGTAATTGGAAGATATTCTGGTGCAAAAATTTTGAATAAGGTTCATGCAAAAAAATTTTTTTTAATTACTACATTACTTTCAGTTATTGGTTTATGTACATTATTTACAGCTAAAGAATATTTAGTTTATTTTGGAATTATTTTGATAGGTTTTGGATTCGCAAATATCTTCCCGCTAATATTTTCACTTGTAATCGAAAAATTTCCAGCAAGGTCAAACGAACTTTCTGGATTGATGATTTCTGCTATTTCTGGTGGAGCAATAGTTCCATTGATAATGGGTAAAATTAGTGACGCAAAAAGTCTATTAATTGGTTTTAATGTGCCTTTAATATGTTTATTATACATATTATTTACTGCAATAATTTCTTATAAAAAATCTTAA
- a CDS encoding T9SS type A sorting domain-containing protein yields MKVKKFYLYLLLLIVTPLINNLFAQSTTDTVYIPGAQSLQISDIINADTAVSAHRVYVLDRGAIYYIEKAFEINHPCTFIAKGDPTKRPPVLAPAIRADGSSEEWFFKLIKQGIKVELNDLYLLSMRADGKTLGWSRGIHIGADNISLKLRRVVFDGFTEAGIRVDGADFVKLDVQDCHFRNMLHSTAYFGGQPFLSGGLDQPDTIKFINNTFFACNSYIFSIRGYDPYSLFEHNTMVYGAVNPFLTRQASNLYMRNNLMYAMHAWGGDPEQIMGGWFFNWPDTVSSSIYQIRRTGTYQGRSVVGPEAFVEPAKGIDSSFFVPSKRVHITVNNVYHFPEKLVKFYNDWNDTVKIADSVEIPSGGKRLFVRKITLARWINDYGKDALDSLTNPKSWDYSPNIACTNNIDANPNFTDAGVLGHLDQLIDYVRKIASRKLDNPWHYELNFPPKWPIPEKLVYSNSALMTFGTDGYPVGDLNWFPEKKQLWLTGIKEIDHTIPTDFSISDAYPNPFNPETKINFSIAKQAKVRLTIYNILGQKVRTLINQEMMPGKYAASWDGRDDLGRQVSSGVYLIGFESDSFKAFRKVVLMK; encoded by the coding sequence ATGAAGGTGAAAAAATTCTACCTCTATTTGTTACTATTAATTGTAACACCACTAATTAATAATCTATTTGCTCAATCAACCACAGATACAGTTTATATCCCTGGTGCTCAGTCATTACAAATTAGTGATATAATAAACGCGGACACAGCAGTTAGTGCACATCGTGTCTATGTTTTAGATCGGGGTGCAATTTACTATATTGAAAAAGCTTTTGAAATTAATCACCCATGTACTTTTATTGCTAAAGGGGATCCTACAAAACGTCCTCCTGTATTAGCTCCTGCAATTCGTGCAGATGGTTCTTCTGAAGAATGGTTCTTTAAACTAATTAAGCAGGGTATTAAAGTTGAATTAAATGATTTATATTTACTTTCTATGCGTGCAGATGGTAAAACTCTTGGTTGGAGTAGAGGAATTCATATTGGTGCAGATAATATTTCTCTAAAATTAAGAAGAGTTGTATTTGATGGTTTCACAGAAGCTGGTATTCGTGTTGATGGAGCTGATTTTGTAAAATTAGATGTACAGGATTGTCATTTTAGAAATATGTTACATTCCACTGCTTACTTTGGTGGTCAACCATTCCTTTCCGGAGGTCTTGATCAACCTGATACAATTAAGTTTATAAACAACACATTCTTTGCATGTAATTCATATATTTTCTCTATTCGTGGGTATGATCCTTATTCACTTTTTGAACATAATACCATGGTTTATGGTGCTGTTAATCCATTTTTAACCCGACAGGCTTCAAATTTATACATGAGAAATAATTTGATGTATGCTATGCATGCATGGGGTGGTGATCCTGAACAAATTATGGGTGGTTGGTTCTTTAACTGGCCAGATACAGTTTCTTCAAGTATATACCAGATTAGAAGAACTGGAACTTATCAAGGTAGAAGTGTAGTTGGTCCAGAAGCATTTGTCGAGCCTGCTAAAGGTATCGATTCTTCGTTTTTTGTACCAAGTAAAAGAGTTCATATTACAGTCAATAATGTATATCATTTCCCGGAAAAACTTGTAAAATTTTATAATGACTGGAACGACACAGTTAAAATTGCTGATAGCGTTGAAATACCATCAGGTGGAAAAAGATTATTTGTGCGTAAAATTACTTTAGCTAGATGGATCAATGATTATGGAAAGGATGCATTGGATTCTCTTACCAATCCTAAATCGTGGGATTATTCACCTAATATTGCTTGCACTAATAATATTGATGCTAATCCAAACTTCACTGATGCAGGTGTATTAGGTCATTTAGATCAATTAATTGATTATGTAAGAAAAATTGCGTCCAGAAAACTTGATAATCCATGGCATTATGAATTAAACTTCCCGCCAAAATGGCCTATTCCAGAAAAATTAGTTTATTCAAATTCAGCTCTTATGACTTTTGGTACAGATGGATATCCAGTTGGTGATTTAAACTGGTTCCCTGAAAAGAAACAACTCTGGTTAACTGGTATCAAAGAAATTGACCATACAATTCCTACAGATTTTTCAATTTCTGATGCTTATCCAAATCCATTTAACCCTGAAACTAAAATTAATTTCAGCATTGCAAAACAGGCTAAAGTAAGATTAACCATTTATAATATTCTTGGACAAAAAGTAAGAACATTAATCAATCAAGAAATGATGCCAGGTAAATATGCAGCTTCCTGGGATGGAAGAGATGATTTAGGTAGACAGGTTTCCAGTGGCGTTTATTTAATTGGTTTTGAATCCGATTCTTTCAAAGCATTTAGAAAAGTTGTATTGATGAAATAA